A single genomic interval of Zingiber officinale cultivar Zhangliang chromosome 4A, Zo_v1.1, whole genome shotgun sequence harbors:
- the LOC121971598 gene encoding acyl transferase 4-like — MSMASCRVTKVREELLVPFEPTPCATLPLSSIDHALGLAFMVQMISVHPYNNREHRLHGSSLTAAKVLREALAKALVPYYPVAGRLVYSDGGHVEVTCNGEGVWFVEAAVTNDSLGNMNEWESIPDSIVKEELLPSSPAYMKQEEMILMMQVTHFQCGGFIVGLKFNHLVFDGLGFGQFLKAIGEIACGQTHPSVNPIWHREVFSDPPMLSKSDSLFITTKFGIVNSTYDFSIQTIRRLKEQIAKETSNIQFTTFEIVAAIIWKCRTQAIDAIGDVSLGFVADVRHLLDQLPEARGYYGNCIYLLTVTATSEQIMKASIAELVRLIRDAKESLPARFKEWASGNFKEDTYKMSISYNNLALSDWRWIEFYETNYGWGRPHSIWPIIHDSPLAGGIILKQPLPKDGVRFEGPSVMKEHEQRFMNEINKCINFS, encoded by the exons ATGAGTATGGCGTCCTGTAGGGTGACGAAGGTGCGGGAGGAGCTCCTAGTACCATTCGAGCCCACGCCGTGCGCCACGCTCCCTCTCTCTTCCATCGACCACGCCCTGGGGTTGGCGTTTATGGTACAGATGATCTCCGTGCACCCATACAATAACCGTGAGCACCGTCTTCATGGTTCGTCATTAACGGCGGCGAAGGTCCTCCGGGAAGCCTTGGCCAAGGCTCTTGTCCCGTACTACCCCGTAGCAGGCCGCCTTGTCTACTCCGACGGCGGCCATGTGGAGGTGACCTGCAACGGCGAGGGCGTATGGTTTGTGGAGGCGGCAGTAACAAATGACAGCCTGGGCAACATGAACGAATGGGAGTCGATCCCTGACAGCATCGTCAAAGAGGAGTTGCTTCCGAGTAGTCCCGCTTACATGAAGCAAGAGGAGATGATACTGATGATGCAG GTGACTCATTTTCAGTGTGGTGGATTTATTGTCGGACTCAAATTCAATCACTTGGTGTTCGATGGCCTCGGTTTTGGACAATTTTTAAAAGCTATCGGTGAGATTGCTTGCGGCCAAACTCATCCCTCTGTCAATCCGATCTGGCATAGAGAGGTCTTCTCAGACCCTCCAATGCTCTCGAAGTCAGATTCATTATTTATCACAACTAAGTTTGGCATTGTGAATTCCACATATGATTTCTCAATTCAAACAATTAGAAGACTGAAGGAACAAATCGCAAAAGAGACATCCAATATTCAATTCACCACCTTTGAAATCGTGGCTGCAATTATATGGAAATGTCGAACACAAGCAATCGATGCCATAGGAGATGTTTCTCTTGGCTTTGTAGCTGACGTTCGTCATTTATTAGATCAGTTGCCAGAGGCGCGAGGCTACTATGGAAATTGCATCTATTTATTAACCGTCACAGCAACTAGTGAGCAAATCATGAAGGCGTCAATTGCAGAATTGGTGAGGTTGATTAGAGATGCTAAAGAAAGTTTACCCGCAAGGTTTAAGGAATGGGCTTCAGGCAACTTCAAGGAAGATACATATAAGATGTCAATTAGCTACAATAATTTGGCTTTGTCAGACTGGAGATGGATAGAGTTTTATGAAACTAACTATGGATGGGGAAGACCCCATTCTATTTGGCCTATAATACATGACTCTCCCCTTGCTGGTGGCATCATTCTAAAGCAGCCTTTGCCTAAGGACGGTGTGCGTTTTGAAGGACCATCAGTCATGAAGGAGCATGAGCAAAGATTTATGAATGAGATTAATAAATGCATAAACTTTAGCTAA